A window from Pleuronectes platessa chromosome 6, fPlePla1.1, whole genome shotgun sequence encodes these proteins:
- the b3gnt7l gene encoding UDP-GlcNAc:betaGal beta-1,3-N-acetylglucosaminyltransferase 7, like — translation MDHLFRRKRLGLLKPLLSLSLVFASFLMIHKLKLAEKDGLGVKHARDADWCGSGCFSFKKGDVKSAVGSSEAPVLHKELDAQRVLNGTPASWDAQVLNCSEDASVKNQDWFRRLDPRFHQFVLHRHCRYFPMLINHPEKCADGDVHLLMVVKSVIEQHDRREAVRKTWGKEQTIDGKKIKTLFLLGSPTTGKDTKNLQKLIEYEDRIYGDILQWDFMDTFFNLTLKEVNFLKWFGIYCSGVQFIFKGDDDVFVNTHNLLELIGFRVEERKDADLFVGDTISKAIPIRNRQSKYYIPKELYDKPYPPYVGGGGFLMSSSLARRLFVVSEAQELYPIDDVFLGMCLQKLRLAPQMHPGFRTFGITRRRVSPMNSEPCFYKNLIVVHKLSAAELLRMWSVVRREDLVCAQRTSV, via the coding sequence ATGGATCACCTCTTCCGGAGGAAGCGACTCGGTCTGCTGAagccgctgctgagcctctctctGGTCTTTGCCTCTTTTCTGATGATCCACAAGCTGAAGCTGGCGGAGAAGGACGGACTGGGGGTTAAACACGCAAGGGACGCAGACTGGTGCGGCTCCGGTTGCTTCTCATTCAAGAAGGGAGACGTGAAAAGTGCAGTTGGGAGCTCGGAAGCCCCGGTGCTCCACAAGGAGCTGGACGCGCAGCGGGTTTTGAACGGGACTCCTGCGTCCTGGGACGCACAGGTTCTCAACTGCAGCGAGGACGCGTCCGTGAAGAACCAGGACTGGTTCCGGCGCCTGGACCCGAGATTCCACCAGTTTGTGCTGCACAGGCACTGCAGGTACTTCCCCATGCTCATCAACCACCCGGAGAAATGCGCGGACGGAGACGTGCACCTCCTCATGGTGGTAAAGTCCGTTATCGAGCAGCACGACCGGCGGGAGGCCGTGCGTAAAACCTGGGGCAAGGAGCAAACCATCGACGGGAAGAAAATCAAAACTTTATTTCTTTTGGGGAGTCCGACGACCGGCAAGGACACCAAGAACCTCCAGAAACTGATCGAGTACGAGGACCGGATCTACGGGGACATCCTGCAGTGGGATTTCATGGACACCTTCTTCAACCTGACCCTGAAGGAGGTCAACTTCCTCAAATGGTTCGGCATCTACTGCTCCGGCGTCCAGTTCATATTCAAGGGGGACGACGACGTCTTTGTGAACACGCACAACCTGCTGGAGCTGATCGGCTTCAGGGTGGAGGAGCGCAAAGACGCCGACCTGTTCGTCGGGGACACCATCTCCAAGGCGATCCCCATCCGGAACAGGCAGAGCAAGTACTACATCCCCAAAGAGCTGTACGATAAGCCGTACCCGCCTTATGTGGGCGGCGGGGGgttcctcatgtcctcctcgcTGGCCAGGAGGCTCTTCGTGGTCTCGGAGGCCCAGGAGTTGTACCCCATCGACGACGTGTTTTTGGGCATGTGCCTGCAGAAGCTCCGCTTGGCGCCGCAGATGCACCCGGGCTTCAGGACCTTCGGCATCACCCGGCGCAGGGTGAGCCCCATGAACAGCGAGCCTTGCTTTTACAAAAACCTCATAGTGGTGCACAAGCTGAGCGCGGCGGAGCTGCTCAGGATGTGGAGCGTGGTGCGCAGGGAGGACCTGGTGTGCGCGCAAAGGACCTCCGTGTGA